The Altererythrobacter sp. H2 genomic sequence CGAAGCCTCGGGCGAAAGGCCCATGAACAGCTCGGCTGACGCTGTCCCGACGACGTCTTCCCCCAGGATTTCCTTGGCAGTGCGGTTGGCCATCCGGACGATGCCGCCCTGGTCAACCACCGCCAGGGCATCGGGCGAGCTTTCGATCACGTCAGACAGGAACCGACGCCGGTCCTGCAATTCCCCGATGACGGAGTGAAGCCGGCTGGCCGCGAGCGCGATTGCATCGAACCCGGCCAGTGATCGGGTGTGGGTGTAGCCCGGTTCCGCTTCCGCCGCCAAGGCGCGCGTTTCTCGGGTGATATAGCGGTTCAGGGCGCTCAGGCGCCGCCAGCTCCACAAGGGGTAGGCAGCAACCAGCCCGGCGGCGAGCGGGACGGGGCTCAGCCACACGTGCCAGACAGCGAGAGAGAGGGCCGAAAGCACAGCCACCGCAACGCCGGTGCCGATGGTCACCCAGAACGCCGCCGACGGCGATGCCTGCCAGAAGACCAGCATCAGGGCCAGCAGCACGGCCACTGCCACAAGAGCGGCCGTGCCCGGTCCAAGATCGCGCAGCCGGTAGCCGCTGAGCAGGGCGTTCAGCACGTTGGCCTGGATTTCCACCCCTGGCATGATGCTGCCCGCAGGTCCCGGCACGGCCTGGCTATCCCCCAATCCTGCCGCGGTCGCCCCTACCAGCACGATGCGGCCCTCCAGGAGTGCTCCGGGCACCTCTCCCGCAAGCACGCTCGCCGCAGGGACCGCCGGAAAGGCCCCGGCAGGATTGTAGGGTATGGCGAGGTCGCCTCGGCTCGCAGGCCCGTCAGCCTTGATGGTGCGCAGCAGCGCGGCGGTGAAGTGCGCTTGTCCGCCAGCCATGAGCGCAACCCGCCGCACCAGGCCATCGTCATCGACCTCGATGTTGACATGGCCGACCGCGCGCGCTGCCTGCGCCAGTGCTCGCAGCGGTCCTTCCAGATCATACGCTCGGCCGTTGGCCCCCGGGGCCAGGAGATAGAGAGGCAGGGTCACGCGCCTGCTGCGGGCGATGGCACCCGCGAGGGCGGTGTCGTCTGCAAGGGTGGTCGGTTCGTTGAACAGGACGTCGTAACCGATCGCGCGCGCCGGGCTGAGGCGGTCGATCAGTGCGGCGTGGACAGGTCTCGGCCAGGGCCAGTTGCCGACCCTTTCCAGACTGCGCTCGTCAATCGTGACCAGCAGGATGCGATCGTCGATCGCAGGCGCTGACCAGGCTGCCTGCTGGTCGAACAGCAGATTGCTCGCTTGCTGCCCGCCGGATGAAAATGCAGAGCCAAGCGCAAGCGAGGCCGCAATCAGGAAAACGGCGCACAATTCCCCGACCAGTTGCCAGCGCGAGAGCACGCCGCGGTCAGAAATCGATGCTGAAGCTTTCAAGCGGTGTCCAGTATTCCTCAGGCGTGCCGTCGATAACCCTGACCTGGCCGACACGCCAAGTATATTTCCCGTTGGGAAGGGCGGTTACGGTCATTCCCGGTGCGGTAAGGCCCGGCTCGTCGACCACCGGAACGGCCTGGTTCTGAGCCGCGAAAATCTGCAGGCGGTAAGCGGGCGGGCCGGCGTCGCCCAGGTTCCAGTCGAAGCGGAAGGCGCGCTCGGGGCCGGGGAGGGCAGCGGCGCTGGCCGACTCCCGGTTGCGCAGGAAGGCGTGCGTTTCTGCCAGACCCACCAGGCCGCTCGGCGCGATCGCCATGGCGCGGAGGAAATAGGTGCCGTTGGGCAGGTCCGCGAAAGTGAGGGAAGGGGTGTTCGAGCGCCCTTCAGCCAGCACGTCAACAAACCCTGCGTCCCGCGCGATCTGGACCTGATAGCCGCGCGCCGCGTCACTCGGGACCAGCGCGAAGGTGAGCTCCGGGTCACGCTGCAGTTTGGCCGAACCCGCCAGCATTGGTGCGGGCAGCAGTTCTTCCCGCTCAAGCGCACCATCCTGCGAGGCGGCAGCGCCGAACCCGGTGGCAAGATCCACCTGTGCGGGCACGACGCTGTGATCGACCGACACCTTTCCTTCGACCACTTCCGAAGTCGACGGCGCACCCGGCCCCGAATAGCCCACCCGGAAAACGGTGCCGCGCACGGCTGTGACCGCTACCGGGGTGCGGATCCGGAAGCGGCTGGCCGGGTTGTCCAGCGGTGCGGCCTTCGTCTCCACGCGGCCGCGTTCGACCTGGAAATCGAGGTCGGCGCCGCGATTGATCCGGTAAGTGCGCATCCGGGCGATGCGAAGCCGGGTATTTGACGGCATCGACATCCGCGATCCGTTGGCCAGCTGCAGGGTGACGAACCCGTCACTCCCGGTCTCGATCGTCGCGCCCTCGACCAGCCGCATCTGCAGTTGAACGGGCGCGGCCTGGCCCTTTTGCAGCACCTGCACGGTGCCCCTGAAGGCGACGACCTGGGCATCATGCAGGGTCGCCTTGAGGTACTGCACGGGAATGGCAAGCCGCGTTTGCGGCCTAAGACGCAACGGGTCCCGGATCGCATTGTGCCGCTGGACGGCGCGGTAAGCCTGAGGGGAGATGAGGTATTTCCGGCCGATATCAATCAGCGTGTCGCCCGGTTTGATCGTGTAGATCACGTCGTCACGCGATGATGCCCCGTCGCTTGCCTCAGCGGGCGCAAGCGAAAGACCGAGCGCGGCAGAGCCGATCAGGATAAGGTCAGACCGCAACCGGGTTCTCGTCACAGTGTGCATCAAGCCGGTAGCCATAGCCGAAGACTGTCTGAAGCTGGTAGCCGTTCTGAGGGCGCAGGCACAGCTTCGTGCGGAGCCTCGATACGTGCATGTCCAGAGTCCGCGTGGCGAGGTCCGCTGAATTGTTCCATATCCTCTGGAGAATGTAGGTGCGCGACAGGGGCCGCCGGAGATTGTCGAACAATAGCAGGGCCAGGGCAAATTCCTTGGCCGTCAGCTTGACGGTCTGGCCGTCGAAACGGGCAGTTTCTTCGAGCGCATCGAAGCAATACCGGCCGTAAACTGTCAGGCGGCCCTCGCCCTCGCCTGCGGCCGCTTTGCGAAGGTTGGCCGCAACCCGGGCCCGGATCACGCCTGGCCCAGAAGGCTTGGTGATAAAATCATCCGCGCCCCGATCCAGTGCCTCGATAATGTCCTGCTCGGCCGAGCGGCTGGTCAGGACGATGATTTTCGGCGGCTCGGCCATGGTCTGGCGGACCCAGTCGATCACGTCGATCGCGGTCATCCCGGGCATGTTCCAGTCCAGCAGCAGGAGGTCGTAGGTTTCGCGCCGCAGATGGGCGACAAGGTCCCGCCCGTCGGCAAAGCAGGCGCAGTTGTAACCCGCCCTGGTGAGCAGTCCGGAAACGAACTCCCGGGAATCACGGTCATCGTCTGCAACGGCAATGCGCATACTGACTTCCATTCCGCCGGTAGCCCTTTCACCGCCGTGCGCAATTGCACGACCGCGGTGCCATGCACGAGTGCGCTTTACATCAATTTACAAACGGATTGGCGGAAAACGGCTAGGGCGGCGGCCGGAAAGCGCTGGGGTCCTTCTGGTCGCACAGAGCGCGAGCGCTTCCCACAGGGTCGCAGGGCACATGGCGGCTTCACCGCCGTCATGTGCTTTGCCCCGCTGCCATGCTGAGACCGGCACGGGCGCTCGCGAACAGCTTGCCCAAGTTTGGCGAGGCGACTAATCCCTCGCGCCATGCACGATGACACTCCTCTGACCGGTCGCCCCGTCATTTCCTCCACCGGGCTCTACACGCCTGAGGAAAGCATTTCCAATGCCGAGCTGGTTGCCAGCTTCAACGCCTATGTCGAGCGGTTCAACGCCGCCCATGCGGCCGAAATCGAAGCGGGCGAGGTGGCCGCGCTCCAGCCCAGCTCGGTGGAATTCATTGAGAAAGCGAGCGGGATCAAGTCGCGCCACGTCATGGCAAAGGAACCCATCCTCGATCCCGAAATCATGGCGCCGCGCTGGCGTGAGCGGTCGAACGAGGAGATTTCGATCCTCGCCGAGATCGGCGTCGCTGCGGCGCGCGACGCGCTGGCAAGGGCGGGCCGCGATGCAGCCCAGGTGGACGCCGTGCTGTGTGCCGCATCGAACATGCAGCGCGCTTATCCGGCCATGGCAATCGAGATCCAGCAGGCGCTCGGCATCGACGGATTCGGCTTTGACATGAATGTCGCCTGCTCATCCGCGACCTTCGGTATCCAGACTGCGGCGGACTATATCCGGGCCGGCCATGCCCGTTCGGTGCTGGTGGTCAGCCCGGAAATCACCTCCGGCCACCTCAACTGGCGCGACCGGGACAGCCACTTCATCTTTGGTGACGTGGCCACCGCCGTGCTGGTGGAAGACGCGGCCATTGCGCCCGCGCAGCACTGGGACATTATCGGCACCAAGCTGAAGACGGTGTTCTCCAACAACATCCGCAACAACTTCGGCTTCCTCAACCGCGCCACGCCCGAGACCGAAGGCACGCCCGACAAGCTGTTCGTCCAGGAAGGGCGCAAGGTATTCAAGGAAGTGGTGCCGATGGTCGCGCAGATGATCGTGGACGAGGCAGCACGGCTGGGTATCGAGCCGCACAGCCTGCGCCGCTTGTGGCTGCACCAGGCCAATGCGGGCATGAACCGGCTGATTTCGCACCGGGTGCTGGGGCACGAGGCGAGCGAGGACGAAAGCCCGACCGTGCTCGATACCTACGGCAACACCTCAAGTGCGGGCTCGATCATTGCCTTCCACCAGCACAGCGCGGATCTGGCGGCCGGTGATACCGGCCTGATCTGCAGCTTCGGGGCGGGTTATTCGGCCGGTACGGTGTTCGTGCGCAAGGTGGCCTGACGCGCAAGGATGGCGTCCCAGGCAGTTATGACAACTGCTGAAAGGCGCCAGATGGCGGCCACGGCGATTACCGAGACCAGTCCGTCTACCGCGTAATGGTAAGCCAGGTGGACCGAGCTGATCCACGTCACCGCAAAGAACAGTCCGAACCAGCGTGCTGCGCGCGGGGCGGCGTGGCGGGTCGCCAGCCAGAACAGGAAGGCGATGGCCACGTGCATGCTGGGCATGGCGGTTATCCCGCTGCCAAGCCCGTTGGCATCGGCATGAAACCAGTCCAGCAGCATTCCCTGCACTTTCAGCGTCATCACCGGCACCTGCTCGTTGGCGGCATTGAGGTAGGCCATCTGGGCATCAAACGTGCGGTCACCCAGCAGCGGCCCGATGAAGCAGGGGCCGACCGAGGCGAGCCAGGTCGCCATCGCGCCGCCGACCACGGTCCAGCTGAGCACATAGGACAGGAAGAACCGCCGCCGCACGGTCTCGTCCATTTGGCCATAAGCGAACCACAGCACGCCGGGGTAGAGCAGCAGGAACCAGGCCTGGTAAAGAAAGGCGAGGGTGGCGGTCACCACCGGATAGCCCAGGACCGGCTGGAGCACTTCCCACGCATCGTACCCGAAGAACAGGCCCCGATCCCAGGCGATGAATGCCTCGTCCCACGTATAGCTGTTGAACAGCGGAATCGCGGCCTTCATTTTTGAAAAGTAGGGCATCAGCACCACGCAGAGCGCGAACATGAGCGCGCCGCCGGCGGCAAAGGCCCGCGCCTCGGGCGATGTATAGCGGCTCAGCAGGTGCGCGGTGGGGGAAGCGGGGCGTTGACGCAGGAGCGTGCGCGTGGCGTCCAGGCAGCCGATTGCCAGCACGCTGAGCAGGTAGAGCCGCAGATTACCGAGGATCGAGCCAGGATCGGGCCAGATGCCGTGGTTGGCCAGCAAGGCCGTGCACAGGGCGAACAGGCCGCCGGCCACCGCGATAACGGGCACCTCTCCCAACCAGCGCGGAAACGGAAAAAACGGCAGCTGCATGGGTTACGGCGATTAACCGGATATGGTCAGCAAAACCCTAACGCGACCGGCTATAACGGGACAATATCCGCAGTCCTACGCTTGTTTGGGCCGCTCCGAACGCCTAAGTCAGGCCGCATGGCAGGTGAACTGATGGACAACAAGGGGCGGGGCGACGCCAGCTGGAGCTGGCCCGCGATACACCCCGAAGGGCGCAAGTTCGGATTGATCGCAGTGGCGATCAGTCTGGGCGCGGCATTCATGGCATGGGAAACCATTGCCTGGCCGATTGCATTTCTCTCGCTCGGCGTGTTTGCGTTCTTCCGCGACCCGGAACGCGTGGTTCCGCAGGATGACCGGGCGATTGTCTCCCCGGCAGACGGGCTCGTCTCGCTGATCATGCAGGTTGAGCCGCCGGCCGAACTACAGGGACAGGACGCTTCGGGCGCGCCCGGGCTCGGCGCCGGACCGGTCACCCGCATCTCGATTTTCATGAGCGTGTTCGATGTCCACATCAACCGTTCGCCGATTGGCGGCGTGGTGCGGCGGCTGGTCTATATCCCCGGCAAGTTCATGAACGCCGACCTCGACAAGGCGAGCGAGGAGAACGAACGCCAGCATATCCTGGTTGAGCGGACCGACGGCGTGATGATCGGTTTCACTCAGATTGCCGGCCTGGTGGCGCGTCGCATTGTGCCGTTCGTCAAGCCGGGCGACCTGCTCGCGGTTGGCCAGCGGGTCGGGCTGATCCGGTTCGGCAGCCGGGTCGACGTTTACCTGCCCGCGGGCACCGATTCGCGGGTGCTGTTGGGCCAGAAGGTCATTGCCGGCGAAACGGTATTGGCGGAAATCGGCCAGCAGCGCCTGATTGAGGGCGTGTCGCAGTGACGGATGAGGGGCCGCGGCTCGGTCCCAAGGCGGCCGAGGACGAGTTTCCCCAGTCCCGTGCCGGCGGACGCGGGCTGACCCTGCGGGCCGTCCTTCCCAACGCCATTACTGCCGCTGCGCTCTGTTCCGGCCTGACCGGCATTCGCTTTGCGATTGGCGGCGAATGGAAGCTGGCGATCTTCGCAATCATCTTGGCCGGCTTGCTGGACGGGATCGACGGACGGATTGCCCGGCTGCTCAAGGCCCAGTCGCGCTTCGGTGCGGAGCTGGACAGCCTGGCCGATTCGCTGTCCTTCGGGATGGCGCCGGCGCTGATTATCTATCTGTGGACTCTGCAGGACTTGCCCAGCATTGGCTGGTTCGCCGCGCTCGCCTTCGCGATCTGCTGTGCCTTGCGGCTGGCCCGCTTCAACGCGCAGATCGACGTGGACGAACAGCCGCACAAGTCGGCCGGGTTCCTGACCGGCATTCCGGCGCCGGTGGGGGCAGGGCTGGCCTTCCTGCCATTCTACCTGTGGATGGCGACCGGGAACGAGATGTTCCGCGACCCGCTTGCCAATGCGATCTGGATTGTCGCCATTGCAGTGCTGATGATTTCAAACCTGGCGACGCTTAGCTGGGGCCTGATCCGGCCGCATCGCAGCTTGCGGCTGGCGTTTATCGCACTGGTGGGGATGCTGTTTGCGGCGCTTTTGCTGGAACCCTGGTGGTCGCTGGTCGCGATCTGCGTTCTCTATCTGGGGCTGATGCCTTACGCGGCGTGGCGCTATATCCGGTTCAGGCAGCAGCGCGGCGAGCGTATGGCTGCCAATCCCGCGCCCTGATACAGGCGGGGCTTGCGCTCCGGGTCGTGCCGCCTCGCACGCTGGCAGCGCATTCACCCGACAGCACCCGTAGCTCACGCTGAATCCGGCGCCACGCGAAAACCCCGCGCATCGCGCTGTCCGCAATTACCAGGAGACTGGCCAGGGCGCACACGGCAAACAGGGCGTTCAGAACAAGAGCAATCATCGCTTCTCTTCCTCAATCGGTTTCCCGCAAGCCTGTTGACAGCCTGTGGATATCGGGTTGAAAACGGCCAGCGGAGACGTTCCGTTCCGCTGGTGAAGGCAATGTTCTCTTTTTGTTCTAGCGAGTCAAGCGCTTTCTGCGCCAGATCCTTCATTTGCTGCGGCCGATTGAGGGTGGATTTTCCCGCCGACCACCGCTATGAGGCCGCCTTCGCCGCGATTCCCCTGCCATTCCGGCATGGGCGGGTGGCGAAAATCCACATGGGCAACGCTCATACCGGTGCCGCCAGCGGGCCAGGTCGTCAGACTCTCCGCAAGCGGTTCCAGTTGTCCAGAGGCATAACCGGAAAGGAATTATCCTATGGCGGCTCCAGTCGTCACGATGCAGCAATTGATTGAAGCCGGATCGCACTTCGGCCACCAGACCCACCGCTGGAACCCGCGGATGAAGCCGTACATCTTCGGCGCGCGCAACGGTGTCCACATTATCGACCTGTCGCAGACCGTGCCGCTGTTCGCGCGCGCGCTCGATTTCGTCGAAGCGACCGTGCGTTCGGGCGGCAAGGTGCTGTTCGTCGGCACCAAGCGCCAGGCCCAGCAGCCGATTGCCGAAGCGGCCCGCGCCTGCGGCCAGCACTTCGTCAACCACCGCTGGCTCGGCGGCATGCTGACCAACTGGAAGACCATCAGCCAGTCGATCAAGCGCCTCAAGACTCTTGAAGAGCAGCTCTCGGGCGAAACCTCGGGCCTGACCAAGAAGGAAGTGCTCCAGCTGACGCGTGAGCGCGACAAGCTGGAAATGTCGCTTGGCGGCATCCGCGACATGGGCGGCATTCCTGACGTCATGTTCGTGATCGACGCCAACAAGGAAGACCTGGCCATCAAGGAAGCCAACGTGCTCGGCATCCCGGTGGTTGGCATCCTCGATACCAACGTCGATCCCAGCGGCATCGCTTTCCCGGTTCCGGGCAACGATGACGCGGCCCGCGCCGTTCGGCTTTACTGCGACGCCATTCGCGATGCGGCCCTGGCCGGTCGGGGTGCCAAGGTGATGCAGTCGGGCGCCGATTTCGGTGCCATGGACACGCCGCCGACCGAGGAACTCGCCGCAGAGGCGTAATTCCCCGGGCGTGCGGTCGCCAGATCGCAACACTCCACTCCTAGTGCGCCGGGCCATCCCCCATTCAGGGCCCGGCGCCCTGATTTCAGACAAGAAGGAAAATCACCATGGCTGCATTCACTGCCGCTGACGTGAAGGCCCTGCGCGAAAAGACCGGCGCGGGCATGATGGACGCCAAGAAGGCGCTCGAATCGACGGGTGGCGACATCGAAGCCGCAGTTGACGCGCTGCGCGCCAAGGGCCTCGCCACCGCCCAGAAGAAGTCGAGCCGCACCGCCGCCGAAGGGCTCGTGGGCGTGGCTGTTTCCGGCACCCGCGGCGTCGCTGTCGAAGTGAACTCGGAAACCGACTTCGTTGCCAAGAACGACAAGTTCCAGGATTTCGTCCGCAAGACCACCGAAGTGGCGCTGGGCGTATCGGGTGACGATGTCGAAGCGCTCAAGGGCACCGCTTACCCTGATGGCGGCACCGTCGGCGACAAGCTGACCGACAATGTCGCCACCATCGGTGAGAACCAGCAGGTTCGCCGCATGAAGACGGTCGAAGTCGCCCACGGCGTGGTCGTTCCCTACATGCACAATGCCGCTGCGCCGAACCTCGGCAAGATCGGCGTGCTGGTTGCGCTGGAAAGCGAAGCCGGGGCCGATGTGCTCGAACCGCTCGGCAAGCAGCTGGCGATGCACATCGCCGCCGCCTTCCCGATGGCGCTCG encodes the following:
- a CDS encoding CHASE2 domain-containing protein, whose product is MKASASISDRGVLSRWQLVGELCAVFLIAASLALGSAFSSGGQQASNLLFDQQAAWSAPAIDDRILLVTIDERSLERVGNWPWPRPVHAALIDRLSPARAIGYDVLFNEPTTLADDTALAGAIARSRRVTLPLYLLAPGANGRAYDLEGPLRALAQAARAVGHVNIEVDDDGLVRRVALMAGGQAHFTAALLRTIKADGPASRGDLAIPYNPAGAFPAVPAASVLAGEVPGALLEGRIVLVGATAAGLGDSQAVPGPAGSIMPGVEIQANVLNALLSGYRLRDLGPGTAALVAVAVLLALMLVFWQASPSAAFWVTIGTGVAVAVLSALSLAVWHVWLSPVPLAAGLVAAYPLWSWRRLSALNRYITRETRALAAEAEPGYTHTRSLAGFDAIALAASRLHSVIGELQDRRRFLSDVIESSPDALAVVDQGGIVRMANRTAKEILGEDVVGTASAELFMGLSPEASTGAEEFNLGEGKTYLLKAAPLAGAGDEHGARIIRLADITARRTAERDREEMLEFLSHDMRAPQAAIVNLAEGAREEPVSASLLRQISDNARFSLKLADDFVQLARLSAATPDLEAVDLAALAEEAADRAYAAAKAQSVSIEVMCPEAIPLVMADPWLVIRVLGNLLDNAVKFSPPGGTVTCMISQQVDTGACGHPITCSIVDQGPGIPAERQQSLFERFAPVDRTRGPSAGLGLVFVRKAIDAMGAAIECRTGPDGTTFELRFPAEVQPPLS
- a CDS encoding FecR domain-containing protein; translation: MRSDLILIGSAALGLSLAPAEASDGASSRDDVIYTIKPGDTLIDIGRKYLISPQAYRAVQRHNAIRDPLRLRPQTRLAIPVQYLKATLHDAQVVAFRGTVQVLQKGQAAPVQLQMRLVEGATIETGSDGFVTLQLANGSRMSMPSNTRLRIARMRTYRINRGADLDFQVERGRVETKAAPLDNPASRFRIRTPVAVTAVRGTVFRVGYSGPGAPSTSEVVEGKVSVDHSVVPAQVDLATGFGAAASQDGALEREELLPAPMLAGSAKLQRDPELTFALVPSDAARGYQVQIARDAGFVDVLAEGRSNTPSLTFADLPNGTYFLRAMAIAPSGLVGLAETHAFLRNRESASAAALPGPERAFRFDWNLGDAGPPAYRLQIFAAQNQAVPVVDEPGLTAPGMTVTALPNGKYTWRVGQVRVIDGTPEEYWTPLESFSIDF
- a CDS encoding response regulator transcription factor, producing MEVSMRIAVADDDRDSREFVSGLLTRAGYNCACFADGRDLVAHLRRETYDLLLLDWNMPGMTAIDVIDWVRQTMAEPPKIIVLTSRSAEQDIIEALDRGADDFITKPSGPGVIRARVAANLRKAAAGEGEGRLTVYGRYCFDALEETARFDGQTVKLTAKEFALALLLFDNLRRPLSRTYILQRIWNNSADLATRTLDMHVSRLRTKLCLRPQNGYQLQTVFGYGYRLDAHCDENPVAV
- a CDS encoding beta-ketoacyl-ACP synthase III, which codes for MHDDTPLTGRPVISSTGLYTPEESISNAELVASFNAYVERFNAAHAAEIEAGEVAALQPSSVEFIEKASGIKSRHVMAKEPILDPEIMAPRWRERSNEEISILAEIGVAAARDALARAGRDAAQVDAVLCAASNMQRAYPAMAIEIQQALGIDGFGFDMNVACSSATFGIQTAADYIRAGHARSVLVVSPEITSGHLNWRDRDSHFIFGDVATAVLVEDAAIAPAQHWDIIGTKLKTVFSNNIRNNFGFLNRATPETEGTPDKLFVQEGRKVFKEVVPMVAQMIVDEAARLGIEPHSLRRLWLHQANAGMNRLISHRVLGHEASEDESPTVLDTYGNTSSAGSIIAFHQHSADLAAGDTGLICSFGAGYSAGTVFVRKVA
- a CDS encoding phosphatase PAP2 family protein, with translation MQLPFFPFPRWLGEVPVIAVAGGLFALCTALLANHGIWPDPGSILGNLRLYLLSVLAIGCLDATRTLLRQRPASPTAHLLSRYTSPEARAFAAGGALMFALCVVLMPYFSKMKAAIPLFNSYTWDEAFIAWDRGLFFGYDAWEVLQPVLGYPVVTATLAFLYQAWFLLLYPGVLWFAYGQMDETVRRRFFLSYVLSWTVVGGAMATWLASVGPCFIGPLLGDRTFDAQMAYLNAANEQVPVMTLKVQGMLLDWFHADANGLGSGITAMPSMHVAIAFLFWLATRHAAPRAARWFGLFFAVTWISSVHLAYHYAVDGLVSVIAVAAIWRLSAVVITAWDAILARQATLRTNTVPAE
- a CDS encoding phosphatidylserine decarboxylase, with amino-acid sequence MAGELMDNKGRGDASWSWPAIHPEGRKFGLIAVAISLGAAFMAWETIAWPIAFLSLGVFAFFRDPERVVPQDDRAIVSPADGLVSLIMQVEPPAELQGQDASGAPGLGAGPVTRISIFMSVFDVHINRSPIGGVVRRLVYIPGKFMNADLDKASEENERQHILVERTDGVMIGFTQIAGLVARRIVPFVKPGDLLAVGQRVGLIRFGSRVDVYLPAGTDSRVLLGQKVIAGETVLAEIGQQRLIEGVSQ
- the pssA gene encoding CDP-diacylglycerol--serine O-phosphatidyltransferase; the encoded protein is MTDEGPRLGPKAAEDEFPQSRAGGRGLTLRAVLPNAITAAALCSGLTGIRFAIGGEWKLAIFAIILAGLLDGIDGRIARLLKAQSRFGAELDSLADSLSFGMAPALIIYLWTLQDLPSIGWFAALAFAICCALRLARFNAQIDVDEQPHKSAGFLTGIPAPVGAGLAFLPFYLWMATGNEMFRDPLANAIWIVAIAVLMISNLATLSWGLIRPHRSLRLAFIALVGMLFAALLLEPWWSLVAICVLYLGLMPYAAWRYIRFRQQRGERMAANPAP
- the rpsB gene encoding 30S ribosomal protein S2; the protein is MAAPVVTMQQLIEAGSHFGHQTHRWNPRMKPYIFGARNGVHIIDLSQTVPLFARALDFVEATVRSGGKVLFVGTKRQAQQPIAEAARACGQHFVNHRWLGGMLTNWKTISQSIKRLKTLEEQLSGETSGLTKKEVLQLTRERDKLEMSLGGIRDMGGIPDVMFVIDANKEDLAIKEANVLGIPVVGILDTNVDPSGIAFPVPGNDDAARAVRLYCDAIRDAALAGRGAKVMQSGADFGAMDTPPTEELAAEA
- the tsf gene encoding translation elongation factor Ts, which gives rise to MAAFTAADVKALREKTGAGMMDAKKALESTGGDIEAAVDALRAKGLATAQKKSSRTAAEGLVGVAVSGTRGVAVEVNSETDFVAKNDKFQDFVRKTTEVALGVSGDDVEALKGTAYPDGGTVGDKLTDNVATIGENQQVRRMKTVEVAHGVVVPYMHNAAAPNLGKIGVLVALESEAGADVLEPLGKQLAMHIAAAFPMALDAASLDADVIERERKVAAEKAAESGKPAEVQAKMVDGAVAKFAKENALLSQVFVMDNKTPIAEVVAKAGKDAGTTIVLKDYVRFQLGEGIEKEETDFAAEVAAAVKG